Genomic segment of Thiomonas sp. FB-Cd:
CCGGCGCGTGGACGAGGCGCGCGTGGCGCAGCACGTGGGCGCGCTGGCACGGGCCGATGCGGCGTTCGTGCGCGCGCGCACAGGCTTTGCCATCGGAGGCGTCAGCCCGCTGGGCCACGCCGAGTCCCCCATCGCGTTGATTGACGACAGCCTCTGGCGCTTTGATCGCATCTGGGCCGCAGCCGGGCATCCGCACGCCGTGTTCGCGCTGGCGCCGGATGATCTGCAGCGCTGGCTGGGCGTGGCGGCGAGCGCCGTGAGCGCGCCTCCCATGCAGGGCTGAGGACGCCCCGTGGCCGTGCCCTCGCCCTGCATCCAGGTCTGCACCATGAACCCGGCCACGGGCCTGTGCCGCGGGTGCTGGCGCACGCTGGAGGAAATCGGGTCCTGGAGTGCGCTTGGCGACGCCGACAAGCTGCAGGTGTGGCGGCGCATTCGTGTGCGCAGGGCCCAGGATGCATTGGGCTCTCAGGGGCTCGCTGATGAGGTGCAGCACGGTCCGGGCGGCGCGCTGAAGGCACGGGACTAGAATCCGCCACCTGCACAAAAAACAAGCAGCGCCTACCCGCGCCCCAGCACGCGCTTCCATGTTGCCCACGCCTCCAACCCCCTACGGCACCCCCTTGCGGATCGGCCCTTTCCTTGTGCCCAACCGTGTGTTTGCTGCGCCCATGGCCGGCGTCACCGATCTGCCGTGGCGGCACATGGCGCGCAAGCTCGGCGCTGGACATTGCGTCAGCGAGATGGTCACGTCCCGGCGCGAGTTGTGGGACACGCTCAAGACGTCACGCCGCATGAGCCACGCCGGTGAGCCCGGCCCGGTGACCGCGCAACTGGTGGGCGTGGATCCCGGCGACATGGCCGAGGCTGCCCGAGCCAACGTCGCAGCTGGCGCGCAGATCATCGACATCAA
This window contains:
- a CDS encoding YbaK/EbsC family protein — its product is MTTGPASVATLPEAVQRVAAALAALGHPGSPLMLDAAARTAQQAADALGVRLGQIAKSIVFRHVASARAVLVVCAGDRRVDEARVAQHVGALARADAAFVRARTGFAIGGVSPLGHAESPIALIDDSLWRFDRIWAAAGHPHAVFALAPDDLQRWLGVAASAVSAPPMQG
- a CDS encoding DUF1289 domain-containing protein — translated: MPSPCIQVCTMNPATGLCRGCWRTLEEIGSWSALGDADKLQVWRRIRVRRAQDALGSQGLADEVQHGPGGALKARD